In one Capricornis sumatraensis isolate serow.1 chromosome 1, serow.2, whole genome shotgun sequence genomic region, the following are encoded:
- the KRTAP11-1 gene encoding keratin-associated protein 11-1 — MSYSCSTRNCSSRRIGGEYTVPVATVSSPDADCLSGIYLPSSFQTGSWLLDHCQETCCEPTVCQSTCYQPTPCVSSPVQVTSRQTTCVSSPCSTTCSRPLNFISSGCQPLSGVSTVCKPVRSISTVCQPVGGVSTICQPTCGVSRTYQQSCVSSCRRIC, encoded by the coding sequence ATGTCCTACAGCTGCTCCACAAGGAACTGCTCTTCCAGGCGGATTGGAGGAGAATACACTGTTCCAGTGGCCACAGTTTCTTCCCCGGATGCCGATTGCCTGAGTGGCATCTATTTGCCCAGCTCCTTCCAAACGGGCTCCTGGCTCCTGGACCACTGTCAGGAGACCTGCTGTGAGCCCACTGTTTGCCAGTCAACTTGCTACCAGCCAACTCCTTGTGTCTCCAGCCCTGTGCAGGTGACCTCTCGGCAAACCACCTGTGTCTCCAGTCCCTGTTCGACTACCTGCAGCCGGCCACTCAACTTTATCTCCAGTGGCTGTCAGCCTCTGAGTGGCGTCTCTACTGTGTGCAAGCCAGTGAGAAGCATCTCCACTGTCTGCCAACCGGTGGGAGGAGTCTCCACCATCTGCCAACCTACCTGCGGGGTCTCCAGGACGTACCAGCAGTCCTGCGTGTCCAGCTGCAGAAGAATTTGCTAA